One Luteibacter aegosomaticola genomic window carries:
- a CDS encoding TonB-dependent receptor, translating to MKHQFLIRRTALALALGTCLGGVGSAYAQSTTGNLNGSVPAGGNQTIVVDSTNGLHRETAVDDRGHYSLTQLPLGTYTVTLMRDGAVVDSRKNVQLRVGASTDISFAAPAAATAADATSLSGVTVTGTAIPPIDVTSVDSRTVITSEQLAKLPLGRSAEAVARLAPGVVNNGGGFTSDTGRSLASFGGAASNENAYYVNGFNTTDPLNAAGGIQLPYGAIDQQEIYTGGYSAKYGRSDGGVINQVGKRGTNEWHFGAQILWEPNWARASGPNLHYNNTPSSAPAGDLYQPKSQNDKWATTVSAYAGGPLIKDKLFFFAAAEFEKDGLRNVNAVDNSTPASTNTYENPRWYTKLDWNITDNHILEFTDVGDKRSGSGTRYGYDYVNMSRTNTIGPVNNTKVGGDFWNAKYTGYITDNLTISAQYGKMSVKNYDQAGNYDTDLARVDGSGNQNPALNGGSAIKNSQVADISSPGRGNKTNNLRFDVQYIAGDHTLSAGIDNVKSQVLDFGTFSPGPGYSWNYGFQKDPNEEINSTPGRNYVPAPAQFANGQSGYWVSRNINYNLVNVRSDQKAQYIEDKWQVSDRWLVTIGLRNDQFTDYNQFGKPFIEQTRPQWAPRLGAAWDVNGDGSFKIYANAGRYYLGLPLNPATGAAAGYIATQQYYTYSGINPDGSPQGLTQMSGVVSGNNSYGIPPDPRTVAGKNLKAENQDEYILGFDKLLGENWSYGAKLTYRKLNTVIDDFCDIDLVTSKAEAEGHTVGSTNSCYLVNGGHANTFTLLDPSGNPFTVDLSRKEMGMPATKRKYYSAELYMEHQFDGTWYGKFDYVFSHSYGNTEGQSRTDSRQNGAAGSMDWDNSYVMDYANGPLGNDHPHVFKAFGYWQFAPEWQLSSNFQIASGAPEVCLGYYGPGQTDPAGYGSAYHWCDGQPSPPGDKGRLPWTYQWDLGLTWRPSWGNDRLAFAANVFNVTNQQRAVFRYPTEWQSRGTPNAIYRVPLITQDPRYARLSVSYDF from the coding sequence ATGAAGCACCAGTTTCTGATTCGCAGGACCGCCCTGGCGTTAGCCTTGGGCACATGCCTGGGTGGCGTCGGTAGCGCATACGCGCAGTCGACCACCGGTAACCTCAACGGCTCCGTGCCGGCGGGTGGCAACCAGACCATCGTCGTCGACAGCACCAATGGCCTCCATCGCGAAACCGCCGTGGACGACCGCGGCCACTACTCCCTCACCCAGCTCCCGCTCGGTACGTACACCGTCACGCTCATGCGCGATGGCGCCGTCGTGGATTCGCGGAAGAACGTGCAGCTGCGCGTCGGCGCCAGCACGGATATTTCGTTCGCCGCGCCGGCCGCCGCCACCGCTGCCGATGCCACGTCGCTTAGCGGCGTGACCGTGACCGGCACGGCGATCCCGCCGATCGACGTCACCTCGGTCGATTCGCGTACCGTCATCACCTCCGAACAGCTTGCCAAGCTGCCCCTCGGCCGCAGCGCCGAAGCGGTAGCCCGCCTGGCTCCCGGCGTCGTGAACAACGGCGGCGGTTTCACCAGCGATACCGGCCGCTCGCTCGCCAGCTTCGGCGGCGCCGCTTCCAACGAGAACGCGTATTACGTCAACGGCTTCAACACCACCGACCCGCTCAACGCGGCCGGCGGCATCCAGTTGCCCTACGGCGCGATCGACCAGCAGGAAATCTATACGGGCGGCTACAGCGCCAAGTACGGCCGCTCCGATGGCGGCGTGATCAACCAGGTCGGTAAGCGCGGCACGAACGAATGGCATTTCGGCGCGCAGATCCTGTGGGAGCCGAACTGGGCCCGCGCCTCCGGCCCGAACCTGCACTACAACAACACGCCGTCGTCGGCACCGGCCGGCGATCTCTACCAGCCGAAGAGCCAGAACGATAAGTGGGCGACCACCGTCAGTGCGTATGCCGGCGGCCCGCTGATCAAGGACAAGCTGTTCTTCTTCGCGGCGGCCGAGTTCGAGAAGGACGGCCTGCGCAACGTCAACGCCGTCGACAACAGCACGCCTGCCTCGACCAACACCTACGAGAACCCGCGCTGGTACACCAAGCTCGACTGGAACATCACCGATAACCACATCCTCGAGTTCACCGATGTCGGTGACAAGCGCTCGGGCAGCGGCACGCGCTACGGCTATGACTACGTCAACATGTCGCGCACCAACACCATCGGCCCGGTGAACAACACCAAGGTCGGCGGCGATTTCTGGAACGCCAAGTACACCGGTTACATCACCGATAACCTGACCATCAGCGCCCAGTACGGCAAGATGTCGGTGAAGAACTATGACCAGGCCGGCAACTACGATACGGATCTCGCCCGCGTCGATGGCTCGGGCAACCAGAACCCGGCACTGAACGGCGGCAGCGCGATCAAGAATTCGCAGGTCGCTGACATCAGCTCGCCCGGTCGCGGCAACAAGACGAACAACCTCCGCTTCGACGTGCAGTACATCGCGGGCGACCACACGCTGTCGGCCGGTATCGATAACGTCAAGTCGCAGGTGCTCGATTTCGGTACCTTCAGCCCGGGTCCGGGCTACAGCTGGAACTACGGTTTCCAGAAGGATCCGAACGAAGAGATCAACAGCACCCCGGGCCGTAACTACGTGCCGGCGCCTGCACAGTTCGCCAATGGCCAGAGTGGCTACTGGGTGAGCCGCAACATCAACTACAACCTGGTCAACGTGCGTTCCGACCAGAAGGCGCAGTACATCGAAGACAAGTGGCAGGTCAGCGACCGCTGGCTGGTCACGATCGGCCTGCGCAACGACCAGTTCACCGACTACAACCAGTTCGGCAAGCCGTTCATCGAGCAGACCCGTCCGCAGTGGGCGCCGCGCCTGGGTGCAGCGTGGGATGTGAATGGCGATGGCAGCTTCAAGATCTACGCCAACGCGGGCCGCTACTACCTCGGCCTGCCGCTTAACCCGGCCACGGGTGCGGCTGCCGGCTATATCGCGACCCAGCAGTACTACACCTACTCGGGCATCAATCCCGATGGCTCGCCGCAGGGCCTCACCCAGATGAGCGGTGTGGTCTCGGGCAACAACTCGTACGGCATCCCGCCTGACCCGCGCACCGTCGCTGGCAAGAACCTGAAGGCGGAAAACCAGGACGAATACATCCTCGGCTTCGACAAGCTGCTGGGTGAGAACTGGTCGTACGGTGCCAAGCTGACCTACCGCAAGCTCAATACCGTCATCGACGACTTCTGCGATATCGACCTTGTGACGTCGAAGGCCGAGGCTGAAGGCCACACGGTTGGTTCGACCAACAGCTGCTACCTGGTCAATGGCGGGCACGCCAACACGTTCACCCTGCTCGACCCGTCGGGCAACCCGTTCACCGTCGATCTCTCGCGCAAGGAAATGGGCATGCCCGCGACCAAGCGTAAGTACTACAGCGCCGAGCTCTACATGGAGCACCAGTTCGACGGCACGTGGTACGGCAAGTTCGACTACGTGTTCTCGCACTCCTACGGCAACACCGAAGGCCAGTCGCGTACCGACTCGCGCCAGAACGGCGCCGCCGGCAGCATGGACTGGGATAACAGCTATGTGATGGATTACGCGAACGGCCCGCTGGGCAATGACCACCCGCACGTGTTCAAGGCGTTCGGTTACTGGCAGTTCGCGCCGGAATGGCAGCTCTCGAGCAACTTCCAGATCGCCTCGGGCGCGCCGGAAGTCTGCCTTGGCTACTACGGCCCGGGCCAGACCGATCCGGCCGGTTACGGCAGCGCGTACCACTGGTGCGATGGCCAGCCGTCGCCCCCGGGTGACAAGGGCCGCCTGCCGTGGACCTACCAGTGGGATCTGGGCCTGACCTGGCGTCCGAGCTGGGGCAACGACCGCCTCGCGTTCGCCGCTAACGTGTTCAACGTGACCAACCAGCAGCGCGCGGTGTTCCGTTACCCGACCGAGTGGCAGTCGCGCGGCACGCCGAACGCGATTTATCGCGTGCCGCTGATCACCCAGGACCCGCGTTACGCCCGCCTCTCGGTGTCGTACGACTTCTAA
- a CDS encoding alpha/beta hydrolase, which produces MTSLEALARDIEQRERATPGLKPDNEARVIFLDGVARERRPLAMVYLHGFTASQAEGDPAHRALATACSAHLYVNRLHDHGTDEPMAMAGASPQAWREDVAAAFQTGLALGERIVLVGTSMGASLALDLAAAHPDTVAAVVVWSPGIRVFDEEQLRAATLLEGPVVPPGERTAYQRQYWSSVVHSDAYRAIARLFIERMQPANLSRVRCPVLVGAWDGGPGDSDTLTSVAAMREAFGWLGTLPDQRRFIAYDHAAHVLANPYRSPAAQRVLADAQAFLAGHGLAR; this is translated from the coding sequence GTGACATCGCTCGAGGCGCTGGCGCGCGATATCGAACAGCGCGAGCGCGCTACACCAGGCCTGAAACCCGATAACGAAGCGCGCGTCATCTTCCTTGACGGAGTTGCGCGCGAGCGCCGCCCGCTGGCCATGGTTTACCTGCATGGGTTTACGGCGAGCCAGGCGGAGGGTGATCCGGCTCACCGCGCCCTTGCGACGGCCTGCTCCGCGCACCTCTACGTCAACCGCCTCCACGACCACGGCACCGATGAGCCGATGGCCATGGCAGGTGCTTCGCCACAGGCGTGGCGCGAGGATGTGGCGGCCGCATTCCAGACGGGGCTCGCGCTGGGTGAGCGCATCGTTCTCGTCGGTACCTCCATGGGCGCATCGCTCGCGTTGGATCTCGCTGCGGCGCATCCCGACACCGTGGCGGCCGTCGTCGTCTGGTCACCGGGCATCCGTGTTTTCGACGAGGAACAGCTCCGCGCGGCGACGCTGCTCGAAGGGCCGGTCGTTCCCCCGGGCGAGCGCACGGCTTACCAGCGCCAGTACTGGTCGTCGGTGGTGCACTCGGATGCTTACCGGGCCATCGCCCGTCTGTTTATCGAGCGCATGCAGCCGGCGAATCTGAGCCGGGTGCGCTGCCCGGTCCTGGTCGGTGCCTGGGATGGCGGCCCCGGTGATAGCGATACGCTGACGTCGGTGGCGGCGATGCGTGAGGCTTTCGGCTGGCTGGGCACGTTGCCCGACCAGCGCCGCTTCATCGCCTACGACCATGCCGCACACGTTCTTGCGAACCCGTACCGTTCGCCAGCTGCGCAACGGGTGCTGGCCGATGCGCAGGCGTTCCTTGCCGGGCACGGCCTCGCTCGCTAG
- a CDS encoding RsiV family protein: MLVRHILSLVIATAGLAACRDGADRTNGGQTPPPTRASADKDNRSGQDGLYTMELSLPQLPARADPLRHAIDRYVDGQKRAFLDSLDAPGARARAREIPWDLNLHIAISARTDRFINVQVDGQAFTGGAHPAPIVDSFTFDKDADRVVGIRELFSDPEAAERAFASEARRQLITQLDDQDEPLASDTRLIEEGTAPGKDHYRVFSLLTGPDDKVHGLTFIFPPYQVAAYVAGPQAVDVPSEAFSAYLKPEYREAFR, encoded by the coding sequence ATGCTGGTGCGACACATCCTGTCGCTGGTTATCGCTACCGCCGGGCTTGCCGCCTGCCGCGACGGCGCCGACCGGACGAACGGCGGACAGACGCCACCGCCCACGCGGGCGAGTGCCGACAAGGATAACCGTTCCGGCCAGGATGGCCTCTATACCATGGAGCTCTCACTCCCCCAGCTGCCCGCCAGGGCCGACCCGCTGCGCCACGCGATCGACCGCTACGTCGACGGGCAGAAACGCGCCTTCCTGGATAGCCTGGACGCACCGGGTGCACGTGCCCGCGCTCGAGAAATCCCATGGGATCTGAACCTCCATATCGCCATCTCCGCCCGTACCGATCGTTTCATCAACGTGCAGGTCGATGGCCAGGCCTTCACCGGCGGCGCCCACCCCGCGCCCATCGTGGACAGTTTCACCTTCGACAAGGACGCAGACCGCGTGGTGGGCATCCGTGAGCTATTCAGCGACCCCGAAGCGGCCGAACGCGCCTTCGCCTCGGAGGCACGCCGCCAGCTCATTACCCAGCTGGATGACCAGGATGAGCCGCTGGCCTCGGATACGCGGCTTATCGAGGAAGGCACCGCGCCAGGCAAGGACCATTACCGGGTTTTCAGCCTGCTGACCGGCCCCGATGACAAGGTGCACGGCCTGACCTTTATCTTCCCGCCTTACCAGGTGGCGGCGTACGTCGCAGGCCCGCAGGCCGTCGACGTGCCCAGCGAGGCGTTCTCCGCCTACCTCAAGCCGGAATACCGCGAGGCGTTCCGCTGA
- a CDS encoding DUF885 domain-containing protein, which translates to MFRRLTLAAAITFAVGSLHAEAAQPAQPAWIARSNADAQLLLDVTARFSPESATDIGVKGYDEKTADLGPDVDKRQRDALVEVRGKLQKRLAEEKDPNVHQDLQILLKQIDGNIKGIDLNDKYLLPWFDAGQMIFSGEFSLLNAESTPEQNQAALSRLKCYTGLTKGCAALVDQAKARTTERLGDKQLLGPVKADVEQKLGNTQRYVDGIRKLFAEKKISGSDEAMATLDKQLKDYNAWVKKTVLPRARTDFRLPEPLYAYNLEQVGLDIAPRDLIGRAELEFMETSYALQQLAPVVAKAEGLPDGDYRDVLKALKKKQLPKDKVVPTYHEVIGKIEDTIRKQRIAELPKRELAMRLASEAENARTPAPHMDPPPFINNTGQRGTFVLTTGNPPTNGDASQVYDDFTFEAAAWTLTAHEGRPGHELQFAAMVEQGVSLTRSLFAFNSVNVEGWALYAEAEMVPYEPPAGQFIALQFRLLRAARAFLDPMLNLGMVTRERAHEILVHDVGLSEPMARQELDRYTLNSPGQATAYFYGYSRILQLRAETQVQLGDKFDRKAFNDFLIAQGLLPPDLLAEAVRTRFIPEQQKKK; encoded by the coding sequence ATGTTCCGACGACTGACCCTCGCCGCCGCGATCACGTTCGCGGTGGGCAGCCTGCATGCCGAAGCGGCCCAACCGGCACAACCCGCCTGGATCGCACGCAGCAATGCCGACGCCCAGCTGCTGCTGGATGTCACCGCCCGCTTCAGCCCGGAATCGGCCACCGATATCGGCGTGAAGGGCTACGACGAAAAGACCGCGGACCTCGGTCCCGATGTGGACAAACGCCAGCGCGATGCGCTCGTGGAGGTGCGCGGCAAGTTGCAGAAGCGCCTCGCCGAAGAAAAGGACCCCAACGTCCACCAGGACCTGCAGATCCTCCTCAAGCAGATCGATGGCAACATCAAAGGCATCGACCTCAACGACAAGTACCTGCTGCCGTGGTTCGATGCGGGCCAGATGATCTTCAGCGGTGAATTCTCGCTGCTCAATGCAGAAAGCACGCCGGAGCAGAACCAGGCCGCACTGAGCCGCCTCAAGTGCTACACCGGCCTCACCAAGGGCTGCGCTGCGCTGGTCGACCAGGCGAAGGCGCGCACCACCGAACGGCTGGGCGATAAGCAACTGCTCGGCCCGGTCAAGGCGGATGTGGAGCAGAAGCTTGGCAACACGCAGCGCTACGTCGACGGTATCCGCAAGCTCTTCGCGGAAAAGAAGATCAGCGGCAGCGACGAGGCCATGGCCACGCTCGATAAGCAGCTCAAGGATTACAACGCCTGGGTAAAGAAGACCGTGCTGCCGCGCGCACGCACCGATTTCCGCCTGCCCGAGCCGCTATACGCCTATAACCTCGAGCAGGTCGGCCTCGATATCGCGCCGCGCGATCTCATCGGCCGTGCCGAACTCGAGTTCATGGAAACCTCGTACGCGCTTCAGCAGCTCGCACCCGTGGTCGCGAAAGCCGAAGGCCTGCCCGATGGCGATTACCGCGATGTGCTGAAGGCGCTGAAGAAGAAGCAGCTGCCGAAGGACAAGGTCGTCCCGACCTACCACGAGGTCATCGGCAAGATCGAAGACACCATCCGCAAGCAGCGCATCGCCGAACTGCCCAAGCGCGAACTGGCCATGCGTCTTGCGTCGGAAGCCGAGAACGCGCGCACGCCGGCGCCGCACATGGATCCCCCGCCCTTCATCAACAATACCGGGCAGCGCGGCACGTTCGTGCTCACCACGGGTAACCCGCCGACCAACGGCGATGCGTCGCAGGTGTATGACGATTTCACGTTCGAAGCCGCCGCATGGACGCTGACCGCGCATGAAGGCCGCCCGGGCCACGAACTGCAGTTCGCCGCGATGGTGGAACAGGGCGTGTCGCTTACGCGCAGCCTGTTCGCGTTCAACAGCGTGAACGTCGAAGGCTGGGCGCTCTACGCTGAAGCGGAGATGGTGCCGTACGAGCCGCCGGCGGGTCAGTTCATCGCACTGCAGTTCCGCCTGCTGCGTGCCGCCCGCGCGTTCCTCGATCCCATGCTCAACCTCGGCATGGTCACGCGTGAGCGCGCGCACGAAATCCTCGTCCATGACGTAGGCCTTTCCGAGCCGATGGCACGCCAGGAGCTGGATCGCTACACGCTCAATTCACCGGGCCAGGCCACGGCGTATTTCTATGGCTATTCGCGGATCTTGCAGCTGCGTGCGGAAACGCAGGTACAGCTCGGCGAC
- a CDS encoding hybrid sensor histidine kinase/response regulator gives MKIDRGSGKRAGPVMLSEVAERLRNPRIDRIVASFREHHVSLVRTVLLGFIVVWTAAWLHGPLAMARESRAVFPLALILFVASTFWMLFLRAGWMKVTPRLDTVGQVANFVMAALLLKAGFMLVITVTTVLPFLSVAVGMRYSRRAFAASVVASVVILAVAAPDGYWVSRPAYALYALALTVVLPMTLYRMIDALREVSAEAIASREAQHRFISMMSHEMRTPLSTVIHAASLIDTSVMNDDQRRLVALLSTSANALLHRVNAVLDVASFAGGSFMLRQHTFAFDEVLATVGAVCRPSAAEKRIGFSVSRDASVEGVFTGDPGRIEQVLSNLASNALKFTPPGGSVDVRVELTEAVGGRDPIITCTVTDTGIGIADADKQRIFDPFQQVSVGESRRQEGVGLGLYIVRNVSGQMDGHLEVTDNPLGGSVFTWRFPMPRAAQGARSMADVPLVEMLDAHRLRVAPQACLVVDDNAANREIVGRILERAGHHCVFSASGDEALARMDRGTFDLIFMDLHMPGSSGWDVLGRIEGLRRTQAVPPIVMLSADSSQDAVRIAFKAGARAYLTKPIAAQRLLDIIETIAAERSLATAAKAWQPELPGMEPRGTQTTPLDEMRVLASPAEFATFLDLCSVASDGHVDALRDAMLTSDIAGASESLHALRNVLGNLGVPGASRVCDDLGVLIDAGGDMRPAVAELDALCRSVGHYVRLQRRQAGVPADSAA, from the coding sequence ATGAAGATCGATCGCGGTAGCGGCAAGCGTGCCGGGCCGGTGATGCTCAGCGAGGTCGCCGAGCGGTTGCGCAATCCGCGCATCGACCGCATCGTGGCGAGCTTCCGCGAGCATCACGTATCGCTCGTGCGCACGGTCCTGCTCGGCTTCATCGTCGTGTGGACCGCGGCTTGGCTCCACGGTCCGCTGGCCATGGCGCGTGAGTCGCGCGCCGTCTTCCCGCTCGCCCTCATCCTGTTTGTCGCCAGTACGTTCTGGATGCTGTTCCTGCGTGCCGGGTGGATGAAGGTCACCCCCAGGCTGGACACGGTGGGCCAGGTAGCGAACTTCGTGATGGCGGCCCTGCTGCTGAAGGCGGGCTTCATGCTCGTCATCACCGTGACGACCGTCTTGCCCTTCCTCTCGGTGGCCGTGGGCATGCGCTATAGCCGGCGCGCCTTCGCCGCGAGCGTCGTGGCCTCGGTGGTGATCCTGGCGGTCGCCGCGCCGGATGGTTACTGGGTCAGCCGCCCGGCGTACGCGCTGTATGCCCTGGCGTTGACGGTCGTCCTGCCGATGACGCTCTATCGCATGATCGATGCCTTGCGCGAGGTCTCCGCGGAAGCCATCGCGTCCCGCGAGGCGCAGCACCGCTTCATCTCCATGATGAGCCATGAGATGCGGACGCCGCTGAGCACAGTGATCCACGCCGCGTCACTGATCGATACCTCGGTCATGAACGATGACCAGCGCCGGCTGGTGGCGCTGCTTTCGACCAGCGCCAACGCGCTCCTTCACCGCGTGAACGCCGTGCTCGACGTGGCCTCGTTCGCCGGTGGCAGCTTCATGCTCCGCCAGCACACCTTCGCTTTCGATGAAGTCCTTGCCACCGTCGGCGCGGTTTGCCGCCCCTCGGCGGCCGAGAAGCGCATCGGCTTCAGCGTTTCGCGCGATGCGTCGGTGGAAGGCGTATTCACCGGGGATCCGGGGCGCATCGAGCAGGTGCTGTCGAATCTCGCCTCGAACGCCCTGAAATTCACACCGCCCGGCGGCAGCGTGGACGTGCGCGTGGAACTGACCGAGGCCGTCGGTGGCCGCGATCCCATCATCACCTGCACGGTGACGGATACCGGCATCGGTATCGCCGATGCCGATAAGCAACGCATCTTCGATCCGTTCCAGCAGGTGAGCGTGGGTGAGAGCCGCCGCCAGGAAGGCGTGGGCCTTGGGCTCTACATCGTGCGCAACGTTTCAGGCCAGATGGATGGCCACCTCGAGGTGACCGACAACCCCTTGGGTGGGTCGGTCTTTACCTGGCGCTTCCCCATGCCGCGCGCTGCCCAGGGCGCGCGCAGCATGGCGGATGTGCCGCTGGTGGAAATGCTCGATGCGCATCGCCTCCGCGTCGCACCGCAGGCGTGCCTCGTGGTCGACGACAACGCCGCTAACCGCGAAATCGTCGGGCGGATCCTGGAACGTGCAGGGCACCACTGCGTGTTCAGTGCGAGTGGCGACGAAGCCCTTGCGCGGATGGATCGTGGCACGTTCGACCTGATCTTCATGGACCTGCACATGCCGGGTAGTTCCGGATGGGATGTGCTGGGCCGGATTGAAGGCCTGCGCCGTACCCAGGCGGTGCCGCCCATCGTGATGCTCAGCGCGGATTCGAGCCAGGATGCGGTGCGTATCGCGTTCAAGGCGGGTGCGCGTGCGTACCTGACCAAGCCCATCGCCGCGCAACGCTTGCTCGATATCATCGAGACCATCGCCGCGGAGCGCTCGCTGGCGACGGCCGCGAAAGCGTGGCAGCCGGAGCTGCCGGGCATGGAGCCGCGCGGCACACAAACGACGCCGCTGGATGAAATGCGCGTACTGGCGAGCCCCGCGGAGTTCGCGACTTTCCTTGACCTGTGTTCGGTGGCTTCCGACGGGCACGTGGACGCCCTTCGCGACGCGATGCTGACCAGTGATATCGCGGGTGCATCAGAATCCTTGCACGCGTTGCGCAATGTGCTCGGCAACCTTGGGGTGCCGGGGGCGAGCCGTGTATGCGATGACCTCGGTGTGCTTATCGATGCCGGTGGTGACATGCGCCCCGCCGTGGCGGAGCTGGATGCCTTGTGCCGGTCGGTCGGCCACTATGTCCGGCTGCAACGGCGCCAGGCGGGCGTGCCGGCGGATAGCGCTGCGTGA
- a CDS encoding RIO1 family regulatory kinase/ATPase, which translates to MTETVTLLKADELGRIERVERGGTALIRRDIAAARWWARAFARRAAAREARALARLDGIDGVPRLLAWDGNVLERSYMAGEPMQVGRPLDPAYYRDALRLLAVLHRRGIVHNDLAKEPNWLVREDGSPGLVDFQIAWTRGRRGALFRLLAREDLRHLLKHKRTYAADRLSVRQRNILAQPAPHSRLWRATGKRLYKLIARRIFGYWDNEGQGRIRR; encoded by the coding sequence ATGACGGAAACCGTCACCCTGCTCAAGGCCGATGAGCTCGGCCGCATCGAACGCGTGGAGCGGGGCGGCACCGCGCTCATCCGCCGTGATATCGCAGCGGCGCGCTGGTGGGCGCGCGCGTTTGCGCGCCGTGCCGCGGCCCGTGAAGCACGTGCGCTGGCGCGGCTGGATGGCATCGACGGCGTGCCGCGCCTGCTGGCGTGGGATGGGAACGTGCTGGAACGCAGCTATATGGCTGGCGAACCGATGCAGGTAGGCCGCCCTCTGGACCCGGCGTACTACCGCGATGCGCTGCGCCTGCTGGCGGTGTTGCACCGCCGCGGCATCGTCCACAACGATCTGGCCAAAGAGCCCAACTGGCTCGTGCGCGAAGATGGCAGCCCGGGCCTGGTGGATTTCCAGATCGCCTGGACGCGAGGCCGTCGTGGCGCGCTATTCCGCCTGCTGGCGCGGGAGGACCTGCGCCACCTGCTGAAGCACAAGCGGACTTACGCAGCCGATCGGCTCAGCGTGAGGCAGCGCAACATCCTCGCCCAGCCCGCGCCGCATTCACGGCTGTGGCGGGCTACCGGCAAACGCCTGTACAAACTGATCGCCCGCAGGATCTTCGGCTACTGGGACAACGAAGGCCAGGGCCGCATCCGCAGGTAG
- a CDS encoding ferredoxin--NADP reductase: MVALATEHVIDVHHWNDSLFSFRTTRDPGFRFESGHFVMIGLEVDGRPLMRAYSIASAHYEEHLEFFSIKVQDGPLTSRLQHLKPGDPIIVSRKPTGTLVLNDLKPGKRLYLLGTGTGLAPFLSIIRDPETYERFDKIILAHGVRHVNDLAYSDYIEKELPNHEYLGELVREKLVYYPTVTREEFRNRGRITDAIADGEMARATGLPQLNPAEDRVMLCGSPSMLDDICVLLDGEGFQASPRTREPGDYVIERAFVEK, encoded by the coding sequence ATGGTGGCACTGGCGACCGAGCACGTCATCGACGTACATCACTGGAACGACTCGCTTTTCAGTTTCCGTACCACGCGCGATCCCGGCTTCCGCTTCGAAAGCGGGCATTTCGTGATGATCGGCCTGGAAGTCGATGGCCGCCCGCTCATGCGCGCGTATTCGATCGCGAGCGCGCATTACGAAGAGCATCTGGAATTCTTCAGCATCAAGGTCCAGGACGGCCCGCTGACCTCGCGCCTGCAGCACCTGAAGCCCGGTGACCCGATCATCGTCAGCCGCAAGCCCACCGGCACCCTGGTCCTTAACGACCTGAAGCCGGGCAAGCGCCTGTACCTGCTGGGCACCGGCACCGGCCTGGCCCCGTTCCTGTCGATCATCCGCGACCCGGAAACCTACGAGCGCTTCGACAAGATCATCCTGGCCCACGGCGTGCGCCATGTGAACGACCTCGCCTACTCGGATTACATCGAGAAGGAACTGCCGAACCACGAGTACCTGGGCGAGCTGGTGCGCGAGAAGCTCGTCTACTACCCGACGGTCACCCGCGAGGAATTCCGTAACCGGGGCCGCATCACCGATGCGATCGCCGACGGCGAGATGGCCCGCGCCACCGGCCTGCCCCAGCTGAACCCGGCTGAAGACCGCGTCATGCTGTGTGGCAGCCCCTCAATGCTGGACGACATCTGCGTCCTGCTCGATGGCGAAGGCTTCCAGGCCTCCCCGCGCACCCGCGAGCCGGGCGATTACGTCATCGAACGCGCCTTCGTCGAAAAATAA
- a CDS encoding DUF456 domain-containing protein: MEFALYLLAAALIVGGVAGAILPFLPGIPMIFGGIWLAAAVDEYHHLGWGWLVAIGIVGSFGVALDFISASLGAKKIGATPRALWGAGVGTTVGMFFGIPGLVIGPFAGAVVGELCSGKSILRSAHVGVSTWVGMLAGMLAKVVISFLMLGMAGVALLFA; the protein is encoded by the coding sequence ATGGAGTTCGCCCTCTACCTGCTCGCCGCCGCGCTCATCGTGGGCGGCGTCGCGGGGGCGATCCTGCCTTTCCTGCCGGGCATCCCCATGATCTTCGGCGGCATCTGGCTTGCCGCGGCCGTCGACGAGTACCACCACCTTGGCTGGGGCTGGCTCGTCGCGATCGGCATCGTGGGCTCGTTCGGCGTGGCGCTGGATTTCATCTCGGCCTCGCTCGGGGCGAAGAAGATCGGCGCGACACCACGCGCCCTCTGGGGTGCCGGGGTCGGCACGACCGTCGGCATGTTTTTCGGCATCCCCGGGCTTGTCATCGGCCCCTTCGCCGGTGCGGTGGTGGGTGAGCTTTGCTCCGGCAAGAGCATCCTGCGCTCCGCGCATGTCGGTGTAAGCACGTGGGTCGGCATGCTGGCCGGCATGCTGGCCAAGGTGGTCATCTCGTTCCTCATGCTCGGCATGGCGGGCGTGGCGCTGCTGTTCGCCTGA